CTAAACGTCCCCTATCCGTAGCATCAAAGGAACTGCGTGACGAGCTTGGAAAATTGAAGTTACCGCTTCGGGCATCGATAAATTCAGGATCGTAGGAAAAATTATCTTCGGGAAGGGCCATGTTAAACTCTATGTTTCCGAAGTAATTGTTGTTTTCCTGTACCACGGTCACCTCCGGGCCCTGCACTTGCAAGGTGAGTCGTTTGTTGTAGGCAACAATATTGTTGCGGACATGAATTTCCGCTTCACCACCAAGGGAGATTCCGTGGTTTTCATTGTGAGCGATGGTATTGTGTTCTATAGAGCCGTTATACGCTTTATCATCAACCCAAATCTGAATACCGGAGCCGCCATTTCGATATATTATGTTATCCCGTATTTCCGGTACGGCAATAATTGATGATATACCGCTATTCCTGTTGCGTGATATGCGGCACTCCGCGATGGTATTATCAAGGCCACGACTGAAAACCCCAATGCGCCCGTTCTGTACCTGTACGCCGCGGAGAGTTGCGTTGTTGGTAAGGGTAACCACATGCTCGGCTCCAACACCGTTGAGCACTGCGCCGTGCAGGTTCTGAGATACCACGGTCACTCCCGGAGGA
The Chitinivibrio alkaliphilus ACht1 DNA segment above includes these coding regions:
- a CDS encoding right-handed parallel beta-helix repeat-containing protein yields the protein MKQRMYVGRQFLKRITLVLLMQTVMTLPVPAEEIVVSPRGSALREALQSAQSGTTIVLEDGNYYGEFPIPPGVTVVSQNLHGAVLNGVGAEHVVTLTNNATLRGVQVQNGRIGVFSRGLDNTIAECRISRNRNSGISSIIAVPEIRDNIIYRNGGSGIQIWVDDKAYNGSIEHNTIAHNENHGISLGGEAEIHVRNNIVAYNKRLTLQVQGPEVTVVQENNNYFGNIEFNMALPEDNFSYDPEFIDARSGNFNFPSSSRSSFDATDRGRLGSRIYDHK